A window of Poecilia reticulata strain Guanapo linkage group LG7, Guppy_female_1.0+MT, whole genome shotgun sequence genomic DNA:
NNNNNNNNNNNNNNNNNNNNNNNNNNNNNNNNNNNNNNNNNNNNNNNNNNNNNNNNNNNNNNNNNNNNNNNNNNNNNNNNNNNNNNNNNNNNNNNNNNNNNNNNNNNNNNNNNNNNNNNNNNNNNNNNNNNNNNNNNNNNNNNNNNNNNNNNNNNNNNNNNNNNNNNNNNNNNNNNNNNNNNNNNNNNNNNNNNNNNNNNNNNNNNNNNNNNNNNNNNNNNNNNNNNNNNNNNNNNNNNNNNNNNNNNNNNNNNNNNNNNNNNNNNNNNNNNNNNNNNNNNNNNNNNNNNNNNNNNNNNNNNNNNNNNNNNNNNNNNNNNNNNNNNNNNNNNNNNNNNNNNNNNNNNNNNNNNNNNNNNNNNNNNNNNNNNNNNNNNNNNNNNNNNNNNNNNNNNNNNNNNNNNNNNNNNNNNNNNNNNNNNNNNNNNNNNNNNNNNNNNNNNNNNNNNNNNNNNNNNNNNNNNNNNNNNNNNNNNNNNNNNNNNNNNNNNNNNNNNNNNNNNNNNNNNNNNNNNNNNNNNNNNNNNNNNNNNNNNNNNNNNNNNNNNNNNNNNNNNNNNNNNNNNNNNNNNNNNNNNNNNNNNNNNNNNNNNNNNNNNNNNNNNNNNNNNNNNNNNNNNNNNNNNNNNNNNNNNNNNNNNNNNNNNNNNNNNNNNNNNNNNNNNNNNNNNNNNNNNNNNNNNNNNNNNNNNNNNNNNNNNNNNNNNNNNNNNNNNNNNNNNNNNNNNNNNNNNNNNNNNNNNNNNNNNNNNNNNNNNNNNNNNNNNNNNNNNNNNNNNNNNNNNNNNNNNNNNNNNNNNNNNNNNNNNNNNNNNNNNNNNNNNNNNNNNNNNNNNNNNNNNNNNNNNNNNNNNNNNNNNNNNNNNNNNNNNNNNNNNNNNNNNNNNNNNNNNNNNNNNNNNNNNNNNNNNNNNNNNNNNNNNNNNNNNNNNNNNNNNNNNNNNNNNNNNNNNNNNNNNNNNNNNNNNNNNNNNNNNNNNNNNNNNNNNNNNNNNNNNNNNNNNNNNNNNNNNNNNNNNNNNNNNNNNNNNNNNNNNNNNNNNNNNNNNNNNNNNNNNNNNNNNNNNNNNNNNNNNNNNNNNNNNNNNNNNNNNNNNNNNNNNNNNNNNNNNNNNNNNNNNNNNNNNNNNNNNNNNNNNNNNNNNNNNNNNNNNNNNNNNNNNNNNNNNNNNNNNNNNNNNNNNNNNNNNNNNNNNNNNNNNNNNNNNNNNNNNNNNNNNNNNNNNNNNNNNNNNNNNNNNNNNNNNNNNNNNNNNNNNNNNNNNNNNNNNNNNNNNNNNNNNNNNNNNNNNNNNNNNNNNNNNNNNNNNNNNNNNNNNNNNNNNNNNNNNNNNNNNNNNNNNNNNNNNNNNNNNNNNNNNNNNNNNNNNNNNNNNNNNNNNNNNNNNNNNNNNNNNNNNNNNNNNNNNNNNNNNNNNNNNNNNNNNNNNNNNNNNNNNNNNNNNNNNNNNNNNNNNNNNNNNNNNNNNNNNNNNNNNNNNNNNNNNNNNNNNNNNNNNNNNNNNNNNNNNNNNNNNNNNNNNNNNNNNNNNNNNNNNNNNNNNNNNNNNNNNNNNNNNNNNNNNNNNNNNNNNNNNNNNNNNNNNNNNNNNNNNNNNNNNNNNNNNNNNNNNNNNNNNNNNNNNNNNNNNNNNNNNNNNNNNNNNNNNNNNNNNNNNNNNNNNNNNNNNNNNNNNNNNNNNNNNNNNNNNNNNNNNNNNNNNNNNNNNNNNNNNNNNNNNNNNNNNNNNNNNNNNNNNNNNNNNNNNNNNNNNNNNNNNNNNNNNNNNNNNNNNNNNNNNNNNNNNNNNNNNNNNNNNNNNNNNNNNNNNNNNNNNNNNNNNNNNNNNNNNNNNNNNNNNNNNNNNNNNNNNNNNNNNNNNNNNNNNNNNNNNNNNNNNNNNNNNNNNNNNNNNNNNNNNNNNNNNNNNNNNNNNNNNNNNNNNNNNNNNNNNNNNNNNNNNNNNNNNNNNNNNNNNNNNNNNNNNNNNNNNNNNNNNNNNNNNNNNNNNNNNNNNNNNNNNNNNNNNNNNNNNNNNNNNNNNNNNNNNNNNNNNNNNNNNNNNNNNNNNNNNNNNNNNNNNNNNNNNNNNNNNNNNNNNNNNNNNNNNNNNNNNNNNNNNNNNNNNNNNNNNNNNNNNNNNNNNNNNNNNNNNNNNNNNNNNNNNNNNNNNNNNNNNNNNNNNNNNNNNNNNNNNNNNNNNNNNNNNNNNNNNNNNNNNNNNNNNNNNNNNNNNNNNNNNNNNNNNNNNNNNNNNNNNNNNNNNNNNNNNNNNNNNNNNNNNNNNNNNNNNNNNNNNNNNNNNNNNNNNNNNNNNNNNNNNNNNNNNNNNNNNNNNNNNNNNNNNNNNNNNNNNNNNNNNNNNNNNNNNNNNNNNNNNNNNNNNNNNNNNNNNNNNNNNNNNNNNNNNNNNNNNNNNNNNNNNNNNNNNNNNNNNNNNNNNNNNNNNNNNNNNNNNNNNNNNNNNNNNNNNNNNNNNNNNNNNNNNNNNNNNNNNNNNNNNNNNNNNNNNNNNNNNNNNNNNNNNNNNNNNNNNNNNNNNNNNNNNNNNNNNNNNNNNNNNNNNNNNNNNNNNNNNNNNNNNNNNNNNNNNNNNNNNNNNNNNNNNNNNNNNNNNNNNNNNNNNNNNNNNNNNNNNNNNNNNNNNNNNNNNNNNNNNNNNNNNNNNNNNNNNNNNNNNNNNNNNNNNNNNNNNNNNNNNNNNNNNNNNNNNNNNNNNNNNNNNNNNNNNNNNNNNNNNNNNNNNNNNNNNNNNNNNNNNNNNNNNNNNNNNNNNNNNNNNNNNNNNNNNNNNNNNNNNNNNNNNNNNNNNNNNNNNNNNNNNNNNNNNNNNNNNNNNNNNNNNNNNNNNNNNNNNNNNNNNNNNNNNNNNNNNNNNNNNNNNNNNNNNNNNNNNNNNNNNNNNNNNNNNNNNNNNNNNNNNNNNNNNNNNNNNNNNNNNNNNNNNNNNNNNNNNNNNNNNNNNNNNNNNNNNNNNNNNNNNNNNNNNNNNNNNNNNNNNNNNNNNNNNNNNNNNNNNNNNNNNNNNNNNNNNNNNNNNNNNNNNNNNNNNNNNNNNNNNNNNNNNNNNNNNNNNNNNNNNNNNNNNNNNNNNNNNNNNNNNNNNNNNNNNNNNNNNNNNNNNNNNNNNNNNNNNNNNNNNNNNNNNNNNNNNNNNNNNNNNNNNNNNNNNNNNNNNNNNNNNNNNNNNNNNNNNNNNNNNNNNNNNNNNNNNNNNNNNNNNNNNNNNNNNNNNNNNNNNNNNNNNNNNNNNNNNNNNNNNNNNNNNNNNNNNNNNNNNNNNNNNNNNNNNNNNNNNNNNNNNNNNNNNNNNNNNNNNNNNNNNNNNNNNNNNNNNNNNNNNNNNNNNNNNNNNNNNNNNNNNNNNNNNNNNNNNNNNNNNNNNNNNNNNNNNNNNNNNNNNNNNNNNNNNNNNNNNNNNNNNNNNNNNNNNNNNNNNNNNNNNNNNNNNNNNNNNNNNNNNNNNNNNNNNNNNNNNNNNNNNNNNNNNNNNNNNNNNNNNNNNNNNNNNNNNNNNNNNNNNNNNNNNNNNNNNNNNNNNNNNNNNNNNNNNNNNNNNNNNNNNNNNNNNNNNNNNNNNNNNNNNNNNNNNNNNNNNNNNNNNNNNNNNNNNNNNNNNNNNNNNNNNNNNNNNNNNNNNNNNNNNNNNNNNNNNNNNNNNNNNNNNNNNNNNNNNNNNNNNNNNNNNNNNNNNNNNNNNNNNNNNNNNNNNNNNNNNNNNNNNNNNNNNNNNNNNNNNNNNNNNNNNNNNNNNNNNNNNNNNNNNNNNNNNNNNNNNNNNNNNNNNNNNNNNNNNNNNNNNNNNNNNNNNNNNNNNNNNNNNNNNNNNNNNNNNNNNNNNNNNNNNNNNNNNNNNNNNNNNNNNNNNNNNNNNNNNNNNNNNNNNNNNNNNNNNNNNNNNNNNNNNNNNNNNNNNNNNNNNNNNNNNNNNNNNNNNNNNNNNNNNNNNNNNNNNNNNNNNNNNNNNNNNNNNNNNNNNNNNNNNNNNNNNNNNNNNNNNNNNNNNNNNNNNNNNNNNNNNNNNNNNNNNNNNNNNNNNNNNNNNNNNNNNNNNNNNNNNNNNNNNNNNNNNNNNNNNNNNNNNNNNNNNNNNNNNNNNNNNNNNNNNNNNNNNNNNNNNNNNNNNNNNNNNNNNNNNNNNNNNNNNNNNNNNNNNNNNNNNNNNNNNNNNNNNNNNNNNNNNNNNNNNNNNNNNNNNNNNNNNNNNNNNNNNNNNNNNNNNNNNNNNNNNNNNNNNNNNNNNNNNNNNNNNNNNNNNNNNNNNNNNNNNNNNNNNNNNNNNNNNNNNNNNNNNNNNNNNNNNNNNNNNNNNNNNNNNNNNNNNNNNNNNNNNNNNNNNNNNNNNNNNNNNNNNNNNNNNNNNNNNNNNNNNNNNNNNNNNNNNNNNNNNNNNNNNNNNNNNNNNNNNNNNNNNNNNNNNNNNNNNNNNNNNNNNNNNNNNNNNNNNNNNNNNNNNNNNNNNNNNNNNNNNNNNNNNNNNNNNNNNNNNNNNNNNNNNNNNNNNNNNNNNNNNNNNNNNNNNNNNNNNNNNNNNNNNNNNNNNNNNNNNNNNNNNNNNNNNNNNNNNNNNNNNNNNNNNNNNNNNNNNNNNNNNNNNNNNNNNNNNNNNNNNNNNNNNNNNNNNNNNNNNNNNNNNNNNNNNNNNNNNNNNNNNNNNNNNNNNNNNNNNNNNNNNNNNNNNNNNNNNNNNNNNNNNNNNNNNNNNNNNNNNNNNNNNNNNNNNNNNNNNNNNNNNNNNNNNNNNNNNNNNNNNNNNNNNNNNNNNNNNNNNNNNNNNNNNNNNNNNNNNNNNNNNNNNNNNNNNNNNNNNNNNNNNNNNNNNNNNNNNNNNNNNNNNNNNNNNNNNNNNNNNNNNNNNNNNNNNNNNNNNNNNNNNNNNNNNNNNNNNNNNNNNNNNNNNNNNNNNNNNNNNNNNNNNNNNNNNNNNNNNNNNNNNNNNNNNNNNNNNNNNNNNNNNNNNNNNNNNNNNNNNNNNNNNNNNNNNNNNNNNNNNNNNNNNNNNNNNNNNNNNNNNNNNNNNNNNNNNNNNNNNNNNNNNNNNNNNNNNNNNNNNNNNNNNNNNNNNNNNNNNNNNNNNNNNNNNNNNNNNNNNNNNNNNNNNNNNNNNNNNNNNNNNNNNNNNNNNNNNNNNNNNNNNNNNNNNNNNNNNNNNNNNNNNNNNNNNNNNNNNNNNNNNNNNNNNNNNNNNNNNNNNNNNNNNNNNNNNNNNNNNNNNNNNNNNNNNNNNNNNNNNNNNNNNNNNNNNNNNNNNNNNNNNNNNNNNNNNNNNNNNNNNNNNNNNNNNNNNNNNNNNNNNNNNNNNNNNNNNNNNNNNNNNNNNNNNNNNNNNNNNNNNNNNNNNNNNNNNNNNNNNNNNNNNNNNNNNNNNNNNNNNNNNNNNNNNNNNNNNNNNNNNNNNNNNNNNNNNNNNNNNNNNNNNNNNNNNNNNNNNNNNNNNNNNNNNNNNNNNNNNNNNNNNNNNNNNNNNNNNNNNNNNNNNNNNNNNNNNNNNNNNNNNNNNNNNNNNNNNNNNNNNNNNNNNNNNNNNNNNNNNNNNNNNNNNNNNNNNNNNNNNNNNNNNNNNNNNNNNNNNNNNNNNNNNNNNNNNNNNNNNNNNNNNNNNNNNNNNNNNNNNNNNNNNNNNNNNNNNNNNNNNNNNNNNNNNNNNNNNNNNNNNNNNNNNNNNNNNNNNNNNNNNNNNNNNNNNNNNNNNNNNNNNNNNNNNNNNNNNNNNNNNNNNNNNNNNNNNNNNNNNNNNNNNNNNNNNNNNNNNNNNNNNNNNNNNNNNNNNNNNNNNNNNNNNNNNNNNNNNNNNNNNNNNNNNNNNNNNNNNNNNNNNNNNNNNNNNNNNNNNNNNNNNNNNNNNNNNNNNNNNNNNNNNNNNNNNNNNNNNNNNNNNNNNNNNNNNNNNNNNNNNNNNNNNNNNNNNNNNNNNNNNNNNNNNNNNNNNNNNNNNNNNNNNNNNNNNNNNNNNNNNNNNNNNNNNNNNNNNNNNNNNNNNNNNNNNNNNNNNNNNNNNNNNNNNNNNNNNNNNNNNNNNNNNNNNNNNNNNNNNNNNNNNNNNNNNNNNNNNNNNNNNNNNNNNNNNNNNNNNNNNNNNNNNNNNNNNNNNNNNNNNNNNNNNNNNNNNNNNNNNNNNNNNNNNNNNNNNNNNNNNNNNNNNNNNNNNNNNNNNNNNNNNNNNNNNNNNNNNNNNNNNNNNNNNNNNNNNNNNNNNNNNNNNNNNNNNNNNNNNNNNNNNNNNNNNNNNNNNNNNNNNNNNNNNNNNNNNNNNNNNNNNNNNNNNNNNNNNNNNNNNNNNNNNNNNNNNNNNNNNNNNNNNNNNNNNNNNNNNNNNNNNNNNNNNNNNNNNNNNNNNNNNNNNNNNNNNNNNNNNNacaccccattcagatgattgcaattcagcaaaatcctgttaatcagccaacaattgaaatcatgtgtgcggttgggaaacactggtctagaccAATATCCTTTTGATAATATGTGGCAGAAAGCTTTGTGTTCACACTCCCCATCTAATCTGAGCTTATGCTATTTTGCAGAGAAGAATGTGATAAATGTTGTTTCTATGAAAGAGCAAAGTTGGTGGAAACATGACGCAACAGGCCGCAGCTGGAACTGTTGCAACAGGTTGATCTACAAAGTATGGACTGATTGAAGCTGAATAGAGATGCACACACATCTTCATGGATGTTACTGTGCAACAATGAATCATTTTCCTTGCACTTTGCAATGACGCGCGACTATGTATTAGCATATCAAGTCCCCCCAAACACTTGACAACCAattttttcatgtggtttacCATGACAAAATTCATAAGTGTCAAASTTGAAGGCCAGTGAATAGCTTTTTGTGTCTTGATAACACAGAGCATGACTCTAATAAGTTTGTTGTCTCTTTCAGACAAGGAGTCTACGCCTTTTTGCTTGTGCCCacgatttattttttgttagtcAGACAGAACCCCATTAAGATCTACARGAAGGTCTCCAAGGCTTTGATAACTGCATTTATCATCTCATCCAGGTGAGATGTTCTGCTTGTTTGTTGTCAAAGAGTGACACTTTTCTAGTTTCCACATATGAACAGTGCACCAATAAAGGATGTGCTTTCTGCCAAAGCACCGCCACTCTACCTGTTGCCCTTCAATGCCTCGAAGAGAACGTGAAGGTCAATAAGCAACTCCTCCGCYTCATGTTGCCCATTRCCGTCGGCATCAATATGAACGGGACAACAATTTATGAAGTGATCGCTTCCATCTTTACTACTCAGCTAAATRGCATCACTCTGGAAGTCGGTCAGATAATTGCCATTTGGTAAGCTGCTTCCTCTAAGTGTCTGGAATTGAGAAAAGGTGCATACTGGGATTGTTAAGAGAAAAGGCTTGACACAACTGTGTGTTGCAGTTGATGTAGTCTGTGCTTGGTTTGCAGCTTGTCTAGTGCCATTGTCACCTTTGGAACTKCAGGGGTCCCAGCCAAAGGAGCTGTGACCACTATCATGGTTCTGACATCTGTGGGACTGCCTGCACATGATGCTGTCCATCTGGTGGTGTTTGAATGGCTTCTGTAAGTTCAACTTGATGCTCAACAGCCTGCCACTCGTGTTCAAAAAGTACTTTAACCATCAAACTGTGTCGTCACACTGGATGGAGTTATGCTGGTTTGCWATCAGAAAGCTTGCAGTTATTTTTGACCAGGACATGATTTTTAATATGCATGATAAACAAATGTCTAGGATAGCCTACTTGGATCCTGGGGAGACCCTGTGTCTCTCCAGGATCTCCCCAGGATCCCAAGATTTGGTTAAATCTTGGGATTTAACCaaatcccaagaaaaaaaaagacaattataGCAAAATCTCGACTTATTTCATGTGACTGAGGTCAAACTGTTGTGTTCACAgccaaacagactttaaaaagaaactggaacagttaaaaggaaatgaacaatattgaaaaaaaaatctaagaaagtGGCAACAATTTATCCAGAAGCTAATATAAACAAATCTCTATTAATAtaattcttttaattaaaaaaaaaaNNNNNNNNNNNNNNNNNNNNNNNNNNNNNNNNNNNNNNNNNNNNNNNNNNNNNNNNNNNNNNNNNNNNNNNNNNNNNNNNNNNNNNNNNNNNNNNNNNNNNNNNNNNNNNNNNNNNNNNNNNNNNNNNNNNNNNNNNNNNNNNNNNNNNNNNNNNNNNNNNNNNNNNNNNNNNNNNNNNNNNNNNNNNNNNNNNNNNNNNNNNNNNNNNNNNNNNNNNNNNNNNNNNNNNNNNNNNNNNNNNNNNNNNNNNNNNNNNNNNNNNNNNNNNNNNNNNNNNNNNNNNNNNNNNNNNNNNNNNNNNNNNNNNNNNNNNNNNNNNNNNNNNNNNNNNNNNNNNNNNNNNNNNNNNNNNNNNNNNNNNNNNNNNNNNNNNNNNNNNNNNNNNNNNNNNNNNNNNNNNNNNNNNNNNNNNNNNNNNNNNNNNNNNNNNNNNNNNNNNNNNNNNNNNNNNNNNNNNNNNNNNNNNNNNNNNNNNNNNNNNNNNNNNNNNNNNNNNNNNNNNNNNNNNNNNNNNNNNNNNNNNNNNNNNNNNNNNNNNNNNNNNNNNNNNNNNNNNNNNNNNNNNNNNNNNNNNNNNNNNNNNNNNNNNNNNNNNNNNNNNNNNNNNNNNNNNNNNNNNNNNNNNNNNNNNNNNNNNNNNNNNNNNNNNNNNNNNNNNNNNNNNNNNNNNNNNNNNNNNNNNNNNNNNNNNNNNNNNNNNNNNNNNNNNNNNNNNNNNNNNNNNNNNNNNNNNNNNNNNNNNNNNNNNNNNNNNNNNNNNNNNNNNNNNNNNNNNNNNNNNNNNNNNNNNNNNNNNNNNNNNNNNNNNNNNNNNNNNNNNNNNNNNNNNNNNNNNNNNNNNNNNNNNNNNNNNNNNNNNNNNNNNNNNNNNNNNNNNNNNNNNNNNNNNNNNNNNNNNNNNNNNNNNNNNNNNNNNNNNNNNNNNNNNNNNNNNNNNNNNNNNNNNNNNNNNNNNNNNNNNNNNNNNNNNNNNNNNNNNNNNNNNNNNNNNNNNNNNNNNNNNNNNNNNNNNNNNNNNNNNNNNNNNNNNNNNNNNNNNNNNNNNNNNNNNNNNNNNNNNNNNNNNNNNNNNNNNNNNNNNNNNNNNNNNNNNNNNNNNNNNNNNNNNNNNNNNNNNNNNNNNNNNNNNNNNNNNNNNNNNNNNNNNNNNNNNNNNNNNNNNNNNNNNNNNNNNNNNNNNNNNNNNNNNNNNNNNNNNNNNNNNNNNNNNNNNNNNNNNNNNNNNNNNNNNNNNNNNNNNNNNNNNNNNNNNNNNNNNNNNNNNNNNNNNNNNNNNNNNNNNNNNNNNNNNNNNNNNNNNNNNNNNNNNNNNNNNNNNNNNNNNNNNNNNNNNNNNNNNNNNNNNNNNNNNNNNNNNNNNNNNNNNNNNNNNNNNNNNNNNNNNNNNNNNNNNNNNNNNNNNNNNNNNNNNNNNNNNNNNNNNNNNNNNNNNNNNNNNNNNNNNNNNNNNNNNNNNNNNNNNNNNNNNNNNNNNNNNNNNNNNNNNNNNNNNNNNNNNNNNNNNNNNNNNNNNNNNNNNNNNNNNNNNNNNNNNNNNNNNNNNNNNNNNNNNNNNNNNNNNNNNNNNNNNNNNNNNNNNNNNNNNNNNNNNNNNNNNNNNNNNNNNNNNNNNNNNNNNNNNNNNNNNNNNNNNNNNNNNNNNNNNNNNNNNNNNNNNNNNNNNNNNNNNNNNNNNNNNNNNNNNNNNNNNNNNNNNNNNNNNNNNNNNNNNNNNNNNNNNNNNNNNNNNNNNNNNNNNNNNNNNNNNNNNNNNNNNNNNNNNNNNNNNNNNNNNNNNNNNNNNNNNNNNNNNNNNNNNNNNNNNNNNNNNNNNNNNNNNNNNNNNNNNNNNNNNNNNNNNNNNNNNNNNNNNNNNNNNNNNNNNNNNNNNNNNNNNNNNNNNNNNNNNNNNNNNNNNNNNNNNNNNNNNNNNNNNNNNNNNNNNNNNNNNNNNNNNNNNNNNNNNNNNNNNNNNNNNNNNNNNNNNNNNNNNNNNNNNNNNNNNNNNNNNNNNNNNNNNNNNNNNNNNNNNNNNNNNNNNNNNNNNNNNNNNNNNNNNNNNNNNNNNNNNNNNNNNNNNNNNNNNNNNNNNNNNNNNNNNNNNNNNNNNNNNNNNNNNNNNNNNNNNNNNNNNNNNNNNNNNNNNNNNNNNNNNNNNNNNNNNNNNNNNNNNNNNNNNNNNNNNNNNNNNNNNNNNNNNNNNNNNNNNNNNNNNNNNNNNNNNNNNNNNNNNNNNNNNNNNNNNNNNNNNNNNNNN
This region includes:
- the LOC103467147 gene encoding excitatory amino acid transporter 3-like; the protein is MTPVNSFLCLDNTEHDSNKFVVSFRQGVYAFLLVPTIYFLLVRQNPIKIYXKVSKALITAFIISSSTATLPVALQCLEENVKVNKQLLRXMLPIXVGINMNGTTIYEVIASIFTTQLNXITLEVGQIIAICLSSAIVTFGTXGVPAKGAVTTIMVLTSVGLPAHDAVHLVVFEWLL